The following are encoded together in the Chromatiaceae bacterium genome:
- a CDS encoding S-methyl-5'-thioinosine phosphorylase, whose product MSHIAVIGGSGFASLPGMEFLGEVCPETPYGQPSAPIQQGRLAGGDFLFLSRHGSRHRIPPHAVNYRANLWALKSLGAERVVGLAAVGGIHAAYGPRLLAAPDHLIDYTHGRDQTFHEGGEAGVVHIDFTRPYCEALRADLLRLARAAGIAMVDGGTHGVTQGPRLETAAEIRRMERDGCDLVGMTGMPEAALARELGLCYACLAFVVNWAAGKAEGEIAFSELEANMAACGDPIQRILTALVGVAA is encoded by the coding sequence ATGAGCCATATCGCCGTCATCGGGGGATCGGGCTTTGCCAGCCTGCCCGGAATGGAGTTCCTGGGAGAGGTTTGCCCCGAGACCCCCTATGGCCAGCCCTCCGCCCCTATCCAGCAGGGCCGTCTCGCGGGCGGGGACTTCCTGTTTCTGTCCCGTCATGGCTCGCGGCACCGGATCCCGCCCCACGCGGTCAACTACCGCGCCAACCTCTGGGCACTCAAGTCCCTGGGGGCCGAGCGGGTGGTGGGGCTGGCGGCCGTGGGTGGTATCCATGCCGCCTATGGCCCCCGGTTACTGGCGGCCCCGGATCACCTCATCGACTATACCCATGGCCGTGACCAGACATTCCACGAGGGCGGCGAGGCGGGGGTGGTCCATATCGACTTCACCCGGCCCTATTGCGAGGCCCTGCGCGCCGATCTGCTCCGGCTGGCGCGGGCGGCCGGCATCGCCATGGTGGACGGTGGCACCCATGGCGTGACTCAGGGTCCGCGCCTGGAGACCGCCGCCGAGATCCGCCGCATGGAGCGCGATGGCTGCGACCTCGTCGGCATGACCGGTATGCCCGAGGCGGCCCTGGCCCGGGAACTGGGGCTCTGCTACGCCTGCCTGGCCTTTGTCGTCAACTGGGCGGCCGGCAAGGCGGAAGGGGAGATCGCCTTTTCCGAACTCGAGGCCAACATGGCGGCCTGCGGCGATCCCATCCAGCGGATACTGACCGCCCTGGTCGGCGTGGCGGCCTAG
- a CDS encoding homoserine O-succinyltransferase, which yields MPIVAHNDLPTFERLRAEGQNILDPARAHQQDIRELHIGLCNMMPDSALAATERQFFRLIGQSNQIAQFYVHPFSLEALPRKAEARAHIQRYYQPFERIREDGLDALIITGANVTQPDLSNEAFWEPLIKVVDWAMEHVTSTLCSCLATHAVLQFRYGQRRYGLPRKRWGVYPHRVVDRAHPLVASVNTLFDVPHSRFNEIDRRQFDAAGLRVLAESDEAGVHLAVSEDGFRLVFFQGHPEYDTVSLLKEYQREVRRFIARERRDYPPFPENTFRLRDRAILEEHRARILTALDRGQTAPPFPEARIALSLDNTWHDTAEGVVGNWMGVIYQITHSDRRLPFMSGVDPTDPLRLAGR from the coding sequence ATGCCTATCGTCGCCCATAACGACCTGCCGACCTTCGAGCGCCTGCGCGCGGAGGGACAGAACATCCTGGACCCGGCCCGCGCCCACCAGCAGGACATTCGCGAACTGCACATCGGCCTCTGCAACATGATGCCGGACTCGGCCCTGGCGGCGACCGAGCGACAGTTTTTCCGTCTCATCGGCCAAAGCAATCAGATCGCCCAATTCTACGTTCACCCCTTCAGTCTCGAGGCCCTGCCCCGCAAGGCCGAGGCCCGGGCCCACATCCAGCGGTATTACCAGCCCTTCGAGCGCATCCGCGAGGATGGCCTGGATGCCCTCATCATCACCGGCGCCAATGTCACCCAGCCCGACCTCTCGAACGAGGCCTTCTGGGAGCCCCTGATTAAGGTCGTGGACTGGGCGATGGAGCACGTCACCTCCACCCTCTGTTCCTGCCTCGCCACCCATGCCGTCCTCCAGTTTCGGTATGGCCAGCGACGTTATGGACTGCCGCGCAAGCGGTGGGGCGTCTATCCGCATCGGGTCGTGGACCGCGCCCACCCCCTGGTGGCGAGCGTCAATACCCTCTTTGACGTCCCGCATTCCCGTTTCAATGAGATCGACCGACGGCAGTTCGACGCGGCTGGGCTCCGGGTCCTGGCGGAGAGCGATGAGGCGGGCGTGCATCTGGCGGTCAGCGAGGACGGCTTTCGCCTGGTCTTCTTTCAGGGGCATCCGGAGTACGACACCGTCTCCCTCCTCAAGGAGTACCAGCGCGAGGTCAGGCGTTTTATCGCCCGCGAGCGGCGGGATTACCCCCCCTTTCCGGAGAACACCTTCCGGCTGCGGGACCGCGCCATCCTGGAGGAGCACCGCGCCCGGATTCTCACCGCCCTTGACCGCGGCCAGACCGCCCCTCCGTTCCCGGAGGCGCGCATCGCCCTCTCCCTCGACAATACCTGGCATGACACGGCGGAAGGGGTGGTGGGCAACTGGATGGGGGTCATCTATCAGATCACCCACAGCGACCGGCGGCTGCCCTTCATGTCGGGGGTGGACCCCACGGACCCCTTGAGGCTGGCTGGCCGCTGA
- a CDS encoding SprT-like domain-containing protein, with product MTQPSPPPHLPLDHLILLARSRTQALLDEAARHFGLKTPKVEIHFDLRGRGAGQVRRQAGGVWMVRYNPALLERHGEGFLARTVPHEVAHILAFRLHGLGIQPHGPEWRSLMQGFGAAPDRCHDFDVSGLQARTLNRYPYQCGCRSHLLTSIRHHRILRGQRYLCGTCGQPLELAREGGQP from the coding sequence ATGACCCAGCCCAGCCCCCCTCCGCACCTCCCCCTGGATCACCTGATCCTGCTGGCGCGCTCGCGTACCCAGGCCCTGCTGGACGAGGCGGCGCGGCATTTCGGCCTGAAGACGCCCAAGGTTGAGATCCATTTCGATCTGCGTGGCCGCGGGGCGGGACAGGTCCGCCGACAGGCCGGCGGGGTGTGGATGGTGCGTTATAACCCGGCCCTGCTGGAGCGTCATGGGGAGGGCTTCCTGGCCCGCACCGTCCCCCACGAGGTGGCCCACATCCTGGCCTTCCGCCTGCACGGCCTGGGCATCCAACCCCATGGCCCCGAGTGGCGGTCTCTGATGCAAGGCTTTGGGGCCGCCCCGGACCGCTGCCATGACTTCGACGTCAGCGGTCTCCAGGCCCGCACCCTCAACCGCTACCCCTATCAGTGCGGCTGCCGGTCCCACCTGCTGACCAGCATCCGCCACCATCGCATCCTGCGCGGCCAGCGCTACCTGTGCGGCACCTGCGGACAGCCCCTGGAACTGGCCCGGGAGGGGGGCCAGCCCTGA
- the rimP gene encoding ribosome maturation factor RimP: MTHSAHKLVDLARLVVEPMGYELVGVEHLPHGGSHGGSLLRVYIDAEQGINLDDCSAVSHQLSGVLEVEDPIPGHYDLEVSSPGLDRPLFGVAHYERFRGRRAKVRLGVKLEGRRNFEGLLAGVEGDRLRLEVDGAVRELPLATIESARLVPEF, translated from the coding sequence ATGACGCATTCGGCACACAAGTTGGTGGATCTGGCCCGTTTGGTCGTGGAGCCCATGGGCTACGAACTGGTCGGCGTAGAGCATCTACCGCACGGCGGTAGTCATGGGGGTTCCCTCCTGCGCGTCTATATCGACGCCGAGCAGGGGATCAATCTGGACGACTGCTCGGCCGTCAGCCATCAACTCAGCGGCGTGCTGGAAGTGGAGGATCCCATCCCGGGCCATTACGACCTGGAGGTGTCCTCCCCTGGGCTTGATCGGCCCCTCTTCGGCGTCGCGCATTACGAACGCTTCCGCGGCCGGCGGGCCAAGGTGCGCCTCGGCGTCAAGCTGGAGGGCCGGCGTAACTTCGAGGGCCTGCTGGCCGGGGTCGAGGGCGACCGCCTGCGGCTGGAAGTCGATGGCGCCGTCCGGGAGCTGCCCCTGGCCACGATCGAGTCCGCGCGGCTGGTCCCTGAATTCTGA